The Nocardia arthritidis genome has a window encoding:
- a CDS encoding sensor histidine kinase, which yields MTEEYNTGPYSVRETLSQLRLRELLTEVKERVEIIIDSRDRMAGLVEAMLTVTSGLDLDETLSAIVRTATNLVDARYGALAELGHDRQVVQFIDEGMDDRIRERIGAAPQGHGVLGVVFDEPTLLRLDDLTKHPASVGFPPHHPPMHSFLGVPVRIRDEVFGAIYLTEKAGGQPFTEDDEVLVQALAAAAGIAVDNARLYESARTRQAWIEATRDIATEFLAEPDPDRVLAHVVEHARTLTGSYQSFLASATEPDPVTHLTITQWSGPETPRALDAVRIGGTVLGEAFTRRTPLRSDTVESLNLGVPLDDTGPALILPLCTPDATLGVLVTVRPAGSAPYSDEMLELTAAFTDQAALAMQLATAQRRMRDIDIIADRDRIARDLHDHVIQRLFAIGLTLQGALPKARVPEVRQRLSTVITDLQDVVQDIRTSIFDLHGGNDGQGGLQQRLEYAIKQQTADTALRATIQVNGPLSVLDPELADHAEAVVREAVSNAVRHSGADTVSVEISVADDLTIVVTDNGWGIPNHVIRSGLRNLEQRAEKADGTFTLGPGAQDLEGFPGTRLRWSVPLPTGEPD from the coding sequence ATGACCGAGGAGTACAACACCGGTCCCTACTCGGTGCGCGAAACGCTCTCGCAACTGCGCCTGCGCGAATTGCTCACCGAGGTCAAGGAACGCGTCGAGATCATCATCGATTCGCGCGACCGGATGGCCGGTCTCGTCGAGGCGATGCTGACGGTCACCTCCGGCCTGGATCTGGACGAGACGCTCTCCGCGATCGTGCGCACCGCAACGAATTTGGTCGACGCGCGGTACGGCGCGCTCGCGGAGCTCGGACACGACCGGCAGGTGGTCCAGTTCATCGACGAGGGGATGGACGACCGGATCCGGGAGCGGATCGGCGCGGCGCCGCAGGGACACGGCGTACTCGGGGTCGTCTTCGACGAGCCGACGCTGCTGCGCCTCGACGACCTGACGAAACACCCTGCCTCCGTTGGCTTTCCGCCGCATCATCCGCCGATGCACAGTTTCCTCGGCGTCCCGGTGCGCATCCGCGACGAGGTGTTCGGCGCCATCTATCTCACGGAAAAGGCAGGCGGACAACCGTTTACCGAGGACGACGAGGTGCTGGTGCAGGCCTTGGCCGCCGCGGCCGGTATCGCGGTGGACAATGCGCGACTATACGAATCCGCCCGCACCAGGCAGGCGTGGATCGAGGCGACCCGCGATATCGCCACCGAATTCCTCGCCGAACCCGATCCGGACCGGGTGCTCGCGCACGTCGTCGAGCACGCCCGCACGCTGACCGGGTCCTATCAGTCGTTCCTGGCCAGCGCCACCGAGCCGGATCCGGTGACCCACTTGACGATAACCCAGTGGTCCGGCCCCGAGACCCCGCGGGCACTCGACGCGGTGCGCATCGGCGGCACGGTGCTCGGCGAGGCGTTCACCCGGCGCACCCCACTGCGCTCGGATACCGTCGAATCGCTGAATCTCGGTGTGCCCCTTGATGATACCGGCCCAGCGCTGATCCTGCCGCTGTGCACGCCGGATGCGACGCTCGGCGTGCTCGTCACCGTGCGGCCCGCGGGCTCGGCACCCTACTCCGATGAAATGCTGGAGCTCACCGCGGCTTTCACCGATCAGGCGGCGCTGGCGATGCAGCTGGCCACCGCCCAGCGCCGGATGCGCGATATCGATATCATCGCCGACCGCGACCGCATCGCCCGCGATCTGCACGACCATGTCATCCAGCGGCTGTTCGCGATCGGGCTCACCCTGCAGGGCGCGCTGCCCAAGGCACGCGTTCCCGAAGTGCGCCAACGACTTTCGACGGTAATCACCGATCTGCAGGATGTGGTGCAGGATATCCGCACCTCGATCTTCGATCTGCACGGCGGCAACGACGGACAGGGCGGGCTGCAGCAGCGCCTCGAATACGCGATCAAGCAGCAGACCGCCGACACCGCGCTGCGCGCCACCATCCAGGTCAACGGCCCGCTGTCGGTGCTCGATCCGGAACTGGCCGACCACGCCGAGGCCGTGGTCCGCGAGGCGGTGAGCAATGCCGTACGGCACTCCGGCGCGGACACCGTCTCGGTGGAGATCTCCGTCGCCGACGATCTGACCATCGTGGTCACCGACAACGGCTGGGGCATCCCGAACCACGTCATCCGCAGCGGCCTGCGCAATCTGGAGCAGCGCGCCGAAAAGGCCGACGGCACTTTCACTCTCGGGCCCGGCGCCCAGGATCTGGAGGGCTTCCCCGGCACCCGGCTGCGCTGGTCGGTGCCGCTGCCGACGGGCGAGCCGGACTGA
- a CDS encoding response regulator — protein MISVFLVDDHEIVRRGLIDLLDNDPELDVIGQAGDVAQAMTGIRALRPDVAVLDVRLPDGNGIELCRDLLAEFDGLRCLILTSYTDEQAMMDAILAGASGYVVKNIKGMELAEAIKQIGTGRSLLDTRAAITLRERLRRSTESDGALAGLTDQERRLLALLGEGLTNRQIAARMFLAEKTVKNYVSRLLAKLGMERRTQAAVLASKLREA, from the coding sequence GTGATCAGTGTTTTCCTGGTGGACGACCACGAAATCGTGCGACGCGGCCTGATCGATCTGCTCGACAACGATCCGGAACTCGATGTCATCGGGCAAGCGGGGGATGTCGCCCAGGCAATGACCGGCATTCGCGCACTGCGGCCCGATGTCGCCGTATTGGACGTCCGACTACCCGACGGCAACGGCATCGAACTCTGCCGGGATCTACTGGCCGAATTCGACGGCCTGCGTTGCCTGATCCTGACCTCTTATACCGATGAACAGGCCATGATGGACGCGATCCTGGCGGGCGCCAGCGGTTACGTCGTAAAAAATATCAAGGGTATGGAACTGGCCGAGGCAATCAAACAAATCGGTACCGGTCGGTCGTTATTGGATACCCGTGCCGCGATCACACTTCGGGAACGGCTGCGCCGCAGCACCGAGAGCGACGGCGCCCTGGCCGGACTGACCGATCAAGAACGCAGACTGCTCGCCCTGCTCGGCGAGGGCCTGACGAACCGCCAGATCGCCGCGCGCATGTTCCTGGCCGAAAAGACCGTCAAGAACTATGTCTCCCGGCTGCTGGCCAAACTGGGCATGGAACGCCGCACCCAGGCCGCGGTGCTGGCCTCCAAACTCCGTGAGGCCTAG
- a CDS encoding sigma 54 modulation/S30EA ribosomal C-terminal domain-containing protein: MISTRALEPELAVTTRGAVPPRDVTRAVRAIGLILRRHRLDSSVRVRVTAPDGADEHTLVQANIRFRGAPSRVQVSGPRGFAVTFAAERLDRQIARLATAKSREWPDPARPPLARITEPRPITRRKTCALLTGTPAEATSVLDAMDYDAYLFTDAETGEDAVVHWGDPLGVRLIRQRDTSAPHAVPNSLPVTVHPESAPTLSERSAAERLCRAGMPFLFFTDADSGRGRLLYRRYDGDLAVVAAGRHTVRS; this comes from the coding sequence ATGATTTCGACGCGGGCGCTGGAACCCGAACTAGCCGTCACCACCCGGGGCGCGGTGCCGCCGCGGGATGTCACCAGGGCGGTGCGCGCGATCGGCTTGATCCTGCGTCGTCACCGGCTCGACAGTTCGGTGCGGGTCCGCGTCACCGCGCCCGATGGGGCCGACGAACATACCTTGGTACAGGCCAACATTCGCTTCCGCGGCGCGCCGAGCCGGGTGCAGGTGAGCGGTCCGCGCGGCTTCGCGGTGACCTTCGCCGCCGAACGGCTGGACCGGCAGATCGCCAGGCTGGCCACCGCGAAGTCGCGGGAGTGGCCGGATCCGGCGCGGCCGCCGCTGGCCAGGATCACCGAACCGCGCCCGATCACCCGCCGCAAGACCTGTGCGCTGCTCACCGGAACGCCCGCCGAGGCCACCTCGGTGCTCGACGCGATGGATTACGACGCTTATCTTTTCACCGACGCCGAAACCGGCGAGGACGCCGTCGTGCACTGGGGGGATCCGCTGGGTGTGCGGTTGATCCGTCAGCGCGACACCTCGGCGCCGCACGCGGTGCCGAATTCCCTTCCGGTCACGGTGCATCCGGAATCGGCCCCGACACTGTCCGAGCGGTCCGCGGCGGAGCGCCTGTGCCGAGCGGGTATGCCGTTTCTGTTCTTCACCGACGCCGACAGCGGCCGGGGTCGACTGCTGTATCGCCGCTACGACGGCGATTTGGCCGTCGTAGCGGCGGGCCGCCACACCGTTCGATCATGA
- a CDS encoding glycosyltransferase family 4 protein, producing MRIGLIVPPWVPVPPPAYGGTEAVVGNLAEGLKTLGHDVHLFTVGDSTCPVHRYHIFDHPTAQIGVGEAELMHVLAAYDALADMDIIHDHTSLGPFIGAGADGPPVVVTNHGPFTPMRQELFRSMARTAHIIAISESQRQAAGTVPISAVIHHGIDLNAYKYGPGGGGYLVFVGRMNPEKGVHRAVQVARLARRKLVLITKIREPAERAYYTERVRPLMGPDDPEPRELPLEPRVEVVRHADALINPIEWPEPFGLVMAESLACGTPILAFPNGAAPEIVEHGRTGFLCRDADAMVDALDQVHLLDRRDCRDAAERRFGRLRMARDHERLYRTILTGERTSRAVEPAPVS from the coding sequence ATGAGGATCGGGCTGATCGTCCCACCCTGGGTCCCGGTACCCCCGCCTGCCTACGGCGGTACCGAAGCGGTGGTTGGAAATCTGGCGGAGGGTTTGAAAACCCTCGGGCACGATGTACACCTCTTCACCGTCGGTGATTCCACCTGTCCGGTGCACCGGTATCACATCTTCGACCACCCGACGGCGCAAATCGGCGTCGGGGAGGCGGAATTGATGCATGTGCTCGCCGCCTACGACGCGCTCGCGGATATGGACATCATTCACGACCACACCTCGCTCGGCCCGTTCATCGGGGCGGGCGCGGACGGTCCGCCGGTGGTGGTGACAAATCACGGGCCCTTTACACCGATGCGTCAGGAATTATTCCGGTCGATGGCGCGGACCGCGCATATCATCGCGATCTCCGAGTCGCAACGGCAGGCGGCGGGCACCGTGCCCATCTCGGCCGTCATCCATCACGGAATCGATTTGAACGCATATAAATACGGGCCCGGTGGCGGCGGCTACCTGGTGTTCGTCGGCCGGATGAACCCGGAGAAAGGGGTGCACCGCGCCGTGCAGGTGGCGCGGCTGGCGCGGCGGAAACTGGTGTTGATCACCAAGATCCGCGAACCCGCCGAGCGGGCCTACTACACTGAGCGCGTGCGTCCACTCATGGGACCTGACGACCCCGAACCCCGCGAACTGCCGCTGGAGCCACGCGTCGAGGTAGTGCGGCACGCCGATGCGCTGATCAACCCGATCGAATGGCCCGAACCATTCGGTCTGGTGATGGCGGAGTCATTGGCTTGCGGCACACCGATACTCGCCTTCCCCAACGGCGCGGCGCCCGAGATCGTCGAGCACGGGCGCACCGGATTCCTGTGCCGCGATGCCGACGCCATGGTCGACGCGCTGGATCAGGTGCACCTGCTCGATCGGCGCGACTGCCGCGACGCGGCCGAACGCCGATTCGGGCGGCTGCGGATGGCGCGCGATCACGAACGGCTATACCGAACGATCCTGACGGGCGAACGGACGAGCCGGGCGGTCGAGCCCGCACCGGTTTCGTGA